The Pseudomonas sp. GD03919 region CTTAGCCCGAGCGGCTGCGCTACCGTGGCCGCTCTCCTTATTCCCGCGCCTGTCGAGATCGCACCGTGGTGGTTAGCTGCAAACTCTGGATGAAAGTGATCAAGGCCCTGGCCCGTTGGCGCTGGCGCGCCTGATCTCGTCCTGCCGCCGCTGCGCGGCCCGTTTGCACCCGACTGTTTACCCCGAGCCATGAGGCTGATCATGACCCATGAAGAATTTCTGCGTTTAGCCGCTGAAGGCTACAACCGCATTCCGCTTGCCTGCGAAACCATCGCCGACTTCGACACGCCGCTGTCGATCTACCTGAAACTGGCCGATGCGCCCAACTCCTACCTGCTGGAGTCCGTGCAGGGCGGCGAGAAATGGGGTCGTTACTCGATCATCGGCCTGCCGGCGCGCACCGTGCTGCGTGTGCACGGTCATGACGTGGTGATCACCACCGACGGTGTCGAAATCGAGCGCCACGAATGTGCCGACCCGCTGGCCTTCGTCGAGCAGTTCAAGGCACGTTACAAGGTGCCGACCATCGCCGGTCTGCCGCGTTTCAACGGTGGCCTGGTCGGTTACTTCGCCTATGACAGCGTGCGTTACGTCGAGCCCAAGCTGGCTGCCGGGGTCAATCCCGATGTGCTGGGCACGCCGGACATCCTACTCAACGTCTCCGATGCCGTGGTGGTGTTCGATAACCTGGCGGGCAAGATGCACGCCATCGTGCTGGTCGATCCGGCCGAAGCCGATGCGTTCGCCCGTGGCCAGCAGCATTTGCAGGACATCCTGCACAAGCTGCGTCAGCCGTTCACGCCGCGCCTGGGTGTGGATCTGAACAAGCCGGCAGGCGTTGAGCCGGCATTCCGCTCCAGCTTTAGCCGTGAGGATTACGAGCGAGCGGTGGATTCGATCAAGGATTACATCCTGGCCGGCGACTGCATGCAGGTGGTGATTTCCCAGCGCATGTCGATTCCGTTCAAGGCCGCGCCCATCGACCTGTACCGTGCGCTGCGCTGCATCAACCCGACGCCGTACATGTACTTCTTCAACTTCGGCGACTTCCATGTGGTCGGCAGCTCGCCCGAGGTGCTGGTGCGCGTCGAAGACAACCTGGTCACCGTGCGCCCCATCGCCGGCACCCGCCCACGTGGCGCCAGCGAGGATGCGGACAAGGCGCTGGAAGAAGACCTGCTGTCCGACGCCAAGGAAATCGCCGAGCACCTGATGCTGATCGACCTGGGCCGTAACGACACGGGCCGCGTCTCGGAAGTTGGCTCGGTGAAACTGACTGAGAAGATGGTCATCGAGCGCTACTCCAACGTCATGCACATCGTTTCCAACGTCACTGGCGAGCTGAAAAAAGACCTGACCTCGATGGACGCCCTGCGCGCCATCCTGCCGGCCGGCACCCTGTCCGGTGCGCCGAAGATCCGCGCCATGGAAATCATCGACGAGCTGGAGCCGGTCAAGCGCGGCGTCTACGGCGGTGCGGTCGGTTACTACGCCTGGAACGGCAATATGGACACGGCGATTGCCATTCGTACCGCCGTGATCAAGGACGGCGAGCTGCACGTCCAGGCCGGCGCCGGCATCGTCGCTGACTCGGTGCCAGCCCTTGAGTGGGAAGAAACTCTCAACAAGCGCCGCGCCATGTTCAAGGCCGTGGCCCTGGCGGAGCAGGGCTCGCGCTGATAGTAGCGGATAGCAAGAAGGGCAGCTTAGGCTGCCCTTCTTGTTTTCGACTTCCTGGGGATCGATTCGCTCACGCCGGGCTACCTCGGTCGCAGTTCGTAGGGCGGACTCAGGAGCGCAGCGAACAGTCCGCCAAATCATGCCAATCCTGGCACAAGGGTAACGGCGTACTGCTTCGCGAGTACGCCCTACCGTGCTGGACATCCCTGTCCGTTCCTCACAAAGTCGCGGCGCCTCGCTCAGCCTTCCAGCTTGGCCAGCGCCGCTCCGGCGTCCAGATAGGCGCCGGCCTGTTCACGGATGCGCAGGGTGCCGTCCGCCAGCGCGGTAACCTGGGTTTCCATCTTCATCGCCTCCATCACCGCGATCACGTCGCCGGCTTTGACCTGGGCGCCGTCCTCGGCCAGCCAGGCATGCAGGTTGCCGGAGATCGGTGCGCTGACCAGGCCTTTTTCGGCGGCATGTGCCGAGGCCTGAGGCGCCGCCTGGACGTTACCGCCCAATGGCGCCAGGCCTTGCAGCAGCGCGCTCGGCAGGCCCAGTTCATGGCGCTTGCCGTCGATCTCGATGAAGGTGCGCAGCACCGCATCGCCGGCCACCGGCAAGGTGCGCGGTGCCAGGGTGATCTGCTCGGCGAAGTCGGTTTCGATCCAGCGGGTGTGCACGGCAAAATGCTCAGGGCCGGTAAAGTCGGCGTGGTCCATCACCGCGCGATGGAAGGGCAGCACCGACGCGATGCCATCGATCTGAAACTCGGCCAGGGCGCGGCGCGCGCGGGCGATGGCCTGCTCGCGGGTGGCGCCGGTGACGATCAGCTTGGCCATCATCGAGTCGAATGTGCCAGGCACGCTGGAGCCGCTCTCCACGCCGCTGTCCAGGCGCACGCCCGGGCCGCTCGGGGCGCGGAATTCGCTGATCTTGCCGGGGGTGGGCAAAAAGCCCTTGCCGGCATCTTCGGCGTTGATGCGGAATTCGAAGCTGTGGCCGCGCGGCGTCGGCGTTTCACGGAATGACAGCGGCAGGCCGTCGGCGACGCGCAGCTGTTCGATGACCAGGTCGACCCCAGTGGTTTCCTCGGTGACCGGGTGCTCGACCTGCAGGCGGGTGTTCACCTCCAGGAACGACAGGGTGCCATCGGCGCTGAGCAGGTATTCCACGGTGCCGGCGCCGACATAGCCGGCCTTGGCGCAGATGGCGTGGGCGGACTGATGAATACGCTGGCGCTGCTCGTCGCTGATAAAGGGCGCTGGCGCTTCCTCCACCAGTTTCTGGTTGCGCCGTTGCAGTGAGCAGTCGCGAGTGCCGACCACCACCACATTGCCGTGGCTGTCGGCGATCACCTGCGCTTCGATATGCCGTGGGCGGTCGAGGAACTGCTCGACGAAGCATTCGCCGCGCCCGAAGGCGGCCTCAGCTTCACGCACCGCCGAAGCATAGAGCTCTGCCACTTCGTCCATGCGCCAGGCGACCTTCATGCCGCGCCCGCCACCGCCGAATGCGGCCTTGATGGCGATGGGCAGGCCATGTTGCTCGGCGAAGGCCAGCACTTCGGCGGCGCTCTGCACCGGGCCGGGGGTGCCGGCCACCTGGGGCGCGCCGACCTGCTGGGCGAGTTTGCGCGCCTCGACCTTGTCGCCAAGCACATCGATGGTGTCCGGGTTCGGGCCGATCCAGATCAGCCCGGCGCCTTGCACGGCACGGGCGAAGTCGGCGCGCTCGGAGAGAAAACCGTAGCCGGGGTGCACGGCATCGGCGCCGGCACGCTTGGCGATGGCCAGCAGCTTATCGATATTCAGGTAGGTGTCGGCCGGGCGCTCGCCGTCCAGTGCATAAGCTTCGTCGGCGTGGCGCACATGCAGGGCGTCGATATCGGCATTGGCGTACACGGCCACGGAGGCCACACCGTAATCACGGCAGGCGCGGGCGATACGCACGGCGATTTCACCACGGTTGGCGATCAATACTTTTTTCATGGGATCTCTTTCGCGTCGGCAGTGGAAAGGAGTACGTCGGCCTGCAGTTCGGCGAACGCCTCGATTGGGTTGAAGCGAATCTGCGCGTTGATCGGGATTTGCCCGGCCAGATCCAGATGGTGGTTGGCCACGGCGGCGATCACCGGATAGCCGCCGGTCAGCGGGTGGTCGGCGAGAAACAGCACCGGCTGGCCGCTGGCGGGCACCTGGATGGCGCCCAGTGAGGTGCCTTCGCTGGGCAGTTCGTCATGCTTGCAGCGCTCCAGCGGCACCTCGCCTTCCAGGCGAATGCCGACCCGGTTGGATTGCGGCGTGACGCGCCACAGCTGGCTGCTCAGGCGTTCGATGGCCGCCGGGGTGAACCAGTCGCTGCGCGGCCCCATCACCACATCCAGGGTGATGATGTCCGTGGCGGTGGGCAGCTCAAAAGCCGGGCCTTCACTCGTCGAT contains the following coding sequences:
- the trpE gene encoding anthranilate synthase component I encodes the protein MTHEEFLRLAAEGYNRIPLACETIADFDTPLSIYLKLADAPNSYLLESVQGGEKWGRYSIIGLPARTVLRVHGHDVVITTDGVEIERHECADPLAFVEQFKARYKVPTIAGLPRFNGGLVGYFAYDSVRYVEPKLAAGVNPDVLGTPDILLNVSDAVVVFDNLAGKMHAIVLVDPAEADAFARGQQHLQDILHKLRQPFTPRLGVDLNKPAGVEPAFRSSFSREDYERAVDSIKDYILAGDCMQVVISQRMSIPFKAAPIDLYRALRCINPTPYMYFFNFGDFHVVGSSPEVLVRVEDNLVTVRPIAGTRPRGASEDADKALEEDLLSDAKEIAEHLMLIDLGRNDTGRVSEVGSVKLTEKMVIERYSNVMHIVSNVTGELKKDLTSMDALRAILPAGTLSGAPKIRAMEIIDELEPVKRGVYGGAVGYYAWNGNMDTAIAIRTAVIKDGELHVQAGAGIVADSVPALEWEETLNKRRAMFKAVALAEQGSR
- a CDS encoding acetyl/propionyl/methylcrotonyl-CoA carboxylase subunit alpha: MKKVLIANRGEIAVRIARACRDYGVASVAVYANADIDALHVRHADEAYALDGERPADTYLNIDKLLAIAKRAGADAVHPGYGFLSERADFARAVQGAGLIWIGPNPDTIDVLGDKVEARKLAQQVGAPQVAGTPGPVQSAAEVLAFAEQHGLPIAIKAAFGGGGRGMKVAWRMDEVAELYASAVREAEAAFGRGECFVEQFLDRPRHIEAQVIADSHGNVVVVGTRDCSLQRRNQKLVEEAPAPFISDEQRQRIHQSAHAICAKAGYVGAGTVEYLLSADGTLSFLEVNTRLQVEHPVTEETTGVDLVIEQLRVADGLPLSFRETPTPRGHSFEFRINAEDAGKGFLPTPGKISEFRAPSGPGVRLDSGVESGSSVPGTFDSMMAKLIVTGATREQAIARARRALAEFQIDGIASVLPFHRAVMDHADFTGPEHFAVHTRWIETDFAEQITLAPRTLPVAGDAVLRTFIEIDGKRHELGLPSALLQGLAPLGGNVQAAPQASAHAAEKGLVSAPISGNLHAWLAEDGAQVKAGDVIAVMEAMKMETQVTALADGTLRIREQAGAYLDAGAALAKLEG